The following proteins are encoded in a genomic region of Flammeovirga pectinis:
- the sppA gene encoding signal peptide peptidase SppA: MKGFLKTIFAVVVGIFLFTGIFFVGGFVFFLGLAASTSSSQPVTIDQHSVLELKLSQNIAEIGETDPFESLNSSYLPSKGSASLHDYLDIINKAAADDNISGIYLKGGYFGGSMPMAVEIRSALKAFKSEGKFIYAYADNISEAGYYIISEADKIYLNPIGDLEFNGLSSEVLYWKDFFKKIGVEPEVFRVGKYKSAVEPFMTNKMSSANKEQISSYLNSLNDIYLQGVSDSRGIAVEELREISNKMKIRSSEDALALKFVDELTYEDEVTTQLASELDLENSNDISFVKYNKYKDVTDPRSRQLGKGKVVVLSAEGEIIYGKAEGGSKAIANVDLVKEINDLADDDDVDAVVLRVNSPGGSALSSDIIWRAVQNLKKKKPVVASMSTYAASGGYYISMGCDKIVAYPNTITGSIGIFGLGFNPSELMTKKLGIKSYAVSTGEFSNFQSMLDDFSDEDFDIIQKSVEKGYKVFTSKAAEGRHMKIDDLLAVAQGRVWTGIQAKKVGLVDELGGYNEAIKIAADLAGLEEGDYKVKYLPGEVDFFQEILKGMDMEVQSRVKQAVLGDYSIKMDKLSNWMQSLQGVQATIPYYEEIEGFERP, encoded by the coding sequence ATGAAAGGTTTTCTTAAAACAATCTTTGCTGTTGTTGTAGGTATATTCTTGTTTACTGGGATATTTTTTGTTGGAGGATTTGTATTCTTCCTTGGCCTTGCGGCATCAACAAGTAGTTCTCAACCAGTTACTATCGATCAACATTCAGTATTAGAATTAAAATTATCTCAAAATATTGCTGAAATAGGAGAGACAGACCCTTTTGAGTCTTTAAACTCAAGTTATTTACCTTCTAAAGGTTCAGCAAGTCTTCATGATTATCTAGACATTATAAATAAAGCTGCTGCAGATGATAATATATCAGGTATATACCTTAAAGGTGGCTACTTTGGTGGAAGCATGCCAATGGCTGTTGAAATTCGTTCTGCATTAAAAGCGTTTAAAAGTGAAGGTAAATTTATTTACGCTTATGCGGATAATATTTCTGAAGCAGGATATTATATTATTTCTGAAGCAGATAAAATATATTTAAACCCAATAGGCGATTTAGAATTTAATGGCTTGTCTTCTGAAGTACTTTACTGGAAAGATTTCTTTAAGAAAATTGGTGTTGAACCTGAAGTTTTTAGAGTAGGGAAATACAAAAGTGCCGTAGAACCATTTATGACTAATAAAATGAGTTCTGCAAATAAAGAACAGATATCATCTTATTTAAATAGTCTTAACGATATATATCTACAAGGTGTAAGTGATTCAAGAGGTATTGCTGTAGAAGAGTTAAGAGAGATTTCTAACAAAATGAAAATCCGTTCTTCTGAAGATGCGTTGGCTTTAAAATTTGTAGATGAACTTACTTATGAAGACGAAGTAACAACTCAATTAGCGAGCGAATTAGATTTAGAAAATAGCAATGATATTTCTTTTGTTAAGTATAACAAATATAAAGATGTTACAGATCCTAGATCAAGACAATTAGGAAAAGGTAAAGTAGTTGTTCTTTCTGCTGAAGGAGAAATCATTTATGGTAAAGCCGAAGGTGGTTCAAAGGCAATTGCTAACGTAGATCTTGTAAAAGAGATTAATGATTTAGCAGATGATGATGATGTAGACGCAGTAGTATTAAGAGTAAACTCACCAGGTGGTAGTGCATTATCTTCTGATATTATTTGGAGAGCTGTTCAGAATCTAAAAAAGAAAAAACCTGTAGTCGCTTCAATGTCAACATATGCAGCGTCTGGAGGATATTATATCTCTATGGGTTGTGATAAAATTGTTGCTTACCCAAACACAATTACGGGGTCTATTGGCATCTTTGGGTTAGGGTTTAATCCATCAGAATTAATGACAAAGAAATTGGGTATTAAAAGCTATGCTGTTAGTACAGGTGAGTTTTCTAATTTCCAATCTATGTTAGATGATTTCTCTGATGAAGATTTCGATATTATTCAAAAATCTGTAGAGAAAGGATATAAAGTATTTACTTCTAAGGCAGCAGAAGGTCGTCATATGAAAATAGACGATTTATTAGCTGTTGCTCAAGGTAGAGTTTGGACTGGTATTCAAGCTAAAAAAGTAGGTTTAGTAGATGAACTAGGTGGTTACAACGAAGCAATTAAGATTGCTGCAGACCTTGCAGGTTTAGAAGAAGGTGACTATAAGGTGAAGTACTTACCAGGTGAAGTAGACTTCTTCCAAGAAATCCTTAAAGGAATGGATATGGAAGTTCAGTCAAGAGTAAAACAAGCAGTACTTGGAGATTACTCAATTAAAATGGATAAGCTTTCAAATTGGATGCAATCTTTACAAGGTGTTCAAGCAACAATACCTTATTATGAAGAAATTGAAGGTTTTGAAAGACCATAA
- a CDS encoding XRE family transcriptional regulator, translating to MSKEITKFGQNLRFLRLQHKPKLSQTDLGTSLSTADDNVSRSAISSYEDGRAEPNYKRLEKISTFFDIPIDQILTQELDKLDKLSILKKENVNDHTSGKDLRILAIPMDKDKDEENIVFIPEKARAGYASGYSDIGFFKNLPKYTLPFLPKGKTYRAFEISGDSMPPLNEGTIIIGEYIDDWNDIKEGTVCIVTTRNDGFVLKKVYNNITNNNSFILKSTNLRYSPYEVDVHDVREVWRLVAHISKEFPDNEEANSLTEMQEAIWRLDKEVLNMKRKN from the coding sequence ATGTCGAAAGAAATCACAAAATTTGGCCAAAACCTAAGGTTTTTAAGACTACAACATAAACCCAAATTAAGCCAGACTGACTTAGGAACTTCTCTAAGTACAGCTGACGATAACGTTTCAAGAAGTGCTATTTCATCGTATGAAGATGGCCGAGCTGAACCTAATTATAAAAGATTAGAAAAAATATCAACTTTTTTTGATATTCCCATAGATCAAATCCTAACGCAAGAGTTAGATAAATTAGATAAATTAAGCATTCTAAAAAAAGAGAATGTAAATGATCATACATCAGGAAAAGACCTAAGGATTCTTGCTATTCCTATGGATAAGGATAAAGATGAAGAAAACATCGTTTTTATTCCTGAAAAAGCAAGAGCAGGATATGCTTCTGGATATTCTGATATCGGTTTCTTTAAAAACTTACCAAAATACACGCTCCCGTTCCTTCCAAAAGGCAAAACGTATAGAGCTTTTGAAATAAGTGGAGATTCTATGCCTCCTTTAAATGAAGGAACAATTATTATTGGAGAATACATTGATGATTGGAACGATATTAAAGAAGGAACAGTCTGTATTGTAACTACAAGAAATGATGGTTTCGTTCTTAAAAAAGTTTACAATAACATTACAAATAACAATAGTTTTATTCTGAAGTCTACTAACTTACGTTACTCTCCTTATGAAGTAGATGTACATGATGTAAGGGAAGTTTGGCGCTTAGTTGCCCATATTTCTAAAGAGTTTCCAGATAACGAAGAAGCCAATTCTCTCACCGAAATGCAGGAAGCTATTTGGAGGCTCGATAAAGAGGTGCTAAATATGAAACGAAAAAATTAA
- a CDS encoding DUF4924 family protein — protein sequence MVIADQKKEQNICEYIIYIYQSEELLRAFDFNFKDIEEYVINHISKLSKQERKDVLQWHKELHTLMQEEDVTKEGHCSLAQNEVDKITKLHDDLIVNDEEYQKRYEIAKPHINNNLKIADGLITNPIQICINGIFGLLLLRTRGKKIDEPTQKILNSFGDVLSYLAFKTK from the coding sequence ATGGTAATTGCTGATCAAAAGAAAGAGCAAAATATTTGTGAGTATATTATTTATATTTACCAATCTGAAGAATTATTACGAGCATTTGATTTCAATTTTAAGGATATTGAGGAATACGTAATAAATCATATTTCAAAACTTTCTAAACAGGAAAGAAAAGATGTTCTTCAATGGCATAAAGAACTACACACTTTAATGCAGGAAGAAGACGTAACTAAAGAAGGGCATTGCTCACTTGCTCAAAATGAAGTTGATAAAATAACAAAGCTTCATGATGATCTAATAGTTAATGATGAGGAGTATCAAAAAAGATACGAAATAGCTAAACCTCATATAAATAATAACTTAAAAATAGCAGATGGATTAATCACAAATCCAATCCAAATTTGCATAAATGGGATTTTTGGTTTATTATTACTCAGAACAAGAGGAAAAAAGATAGACGAACCAACACAAAAGATTCTTAACTCATTTGGTGACGTTTTATCGTATTTAGCTTTCAAAACAAAATAA
- a CDS encoding NUMOD4 motif-containing HNH endonuclease → MEITSPETKTSEIWAELPFTDKKYEISNHGRVKSYARSQKGELIKGRDIGGGYLSIDCKVEGKKKSFYVHRLVAELYLDKPTEEGQIVIHKDGNKSNNEFINLEWCTLKTRFATKRKYIPDYSEKFVKSCKASKKTTEKPMDGHEYYKYKNKYHRISDNGSCLFIRVNEDGKWKSLAIAEVILRDLSKLKPSKAHKLAYRDWDYKNLNPVNLFWETQADKSTRLLEQRPLQLDRIRKMGQSHRKEIAQRKKDLIKKYLDEGKSIAKISRLLNIGYTRLYNYINENDLSAITQYSKKEESIID, encoded by the coding sequence ATGGAAATTACTTCACCCGAAACCAAAACTTCAGAAATTTGGGCAGAATTGCCTTTTACTGACAAAAAATACGAAATAAGCAATCACGGAAGAGTTAAATCTTATGCTCGTTCTCAAAAAGGAGAATTAATTAAAGGCAGAGATATTGGAGGTGGTTATCTTTCTATTGATTGTAAAGTGGAAGGCAAAAAGAAATCTTTTTATGTACACAGACTTGTTGCAGAATTATATCTTGATAAACCAACTGAAGAAGGTCAAATTGTAATTCATAAAGACGGTAATAAATCAAACAACGAATTTATTAACCTTGAGTGGTGCACTTTAAAAACTCGATTTGCTACAAAAAGAAAATACATTCCTGATTATTCTGAGAAATTTGTTAAAAGCTGTAAGGCTTCTAAGAAAACAACAGAAAAACCAATGGATGGTCATGAGTATTACAAATATAAAAACAAATATCACAGAATCTCAGACAATGGTTCTTGCCTATTTATTAGAGTTAATGAAGATGGTAAATGGAAATCTTTGGCAATTGCAGAAGTGATATTAAGAGATTTATCTAAATTAAAACCTTCTAAGGCTCACAAATTAGCCTACAGAGATTGGGATTATAAGAATCTAAACCCTGTAAACTTATTCTGGGAGACTCAAGCTGATAAATCAACTCGATTACTAGAACAAAGACCTTTACAATTGGATCGAATTCGTAAAATGGGTCAATCACATAGAAAAGAGATTGCTCAGAGAAAGAAAGATCTAATCAAAAAATATTTAGATGAAGGAAAAAGTATTGCAAAAATCAGTAGACTATTAAATATAGGCTACACTCGTTTATATAATTATATAAATGAAAATGATTTATCTGCAATTACTCAATACTCCAAAAAAGAAGAGTCAATAATTGACTAA
- a CDS encoding homogentisate 1,2-dioxygenase, producing MTYYYRLGKIPPKRHTQFRQEDGSLYHEELVSSLGFSGIYSNIYHKIPPTKVKAIGGRIPYGYNLDKEYGLKMTHLKTSEVYITGQSFIDARIPLMANKETVISICYPESLQSNSFFKNADGDELIYCYEGRGELYSQFGVLPFKKGDYIVIPRTTIYKVKSSEKCKFLIVESKAPIETVGRYRNELGQLLEHSPYCERDLHPPTHLPKTHSEEEYKMFIKKDNYLNTYFYENDPLDVIGWDGFLYPYTFSIYDFEPITGRIHQPPPVHQTFQARGAFVVCSFVPRLFDYHPQSIPAPYNHSNIDSDEVLFYTEGEFMSRKGIKQGAFTLHPGGIPHGPHPGTVEKSIGKKGTEEYAVMIDTFSPLFITDKAKEYLDVDYPFSWNE from the coding sequence ATGACTTACTATTATCGACTTGGGAAAATTCCGCCTAAACGACACACTCAGTTTAGACAGGAAGATGGTTCTTTGTATCATGAAGAATTAGTCAGCTCTTTAGGATTTTCAGGTATCTATTCAAATATTTATCATAAAATACCGCCAACTAAAGTAAAAGCTATAGGGGGACGTATTCCATATGGGTATAATTTAGATAAGGAGTACGGCTTAAAGATGACACATCTAAAGACATCTGAAGTTTACATAACTGGGCAATCTTTTATTGATGCCAGGATACCTTTAATGGCAAATAAGGAAACTGTAATTTCAATTTGTTATCCAGAAAGTCTTCAATCTAATTCATTTTTTAAGAACGCAGATGGAGACGAGTTAATCTATTGCTATGAAGGCAGGGGAGAGTTATACTCTCAATTTGGTGTATTACCATTTAAAAAAGGGGATTACATTGTTATACCTAGAACTACTATTTATAAAGTAAAAAGTTCAGAGAAATGTAAATTTCTAATTGTTGAGTCAAAGGCTCCAATAGAAACAGTTGGAAGATATAGAAATGAGTTGGGGCAATTATTAGAGCATTCTCCATATTGTGAAAGAGATTTACATCCCCCTACACATTTACCGAAAACACATTCAGAAGAGGAGTACAAAATGTTTATTAAGAAAGATAATTATCTTAATACCTATTTTTATGAAAACGATCCACTCGATGTTATAGGATGGGATGGTTTCTTATATCCGTATACATTTTCAATATATGATTTTGAACCAATAACAGGAAGAATACATCAACCGCCTCCAGTGCATCAAACATTTCAGGCAAGAGGAGCGTTTGTTGTTTGCTCTTTTGTTCCAAGATTATTTGATTATCATCCACAGAGTATACCAGCTCCATACAATCATTCGAACATAGATTCTGATGAAGTGTTATTTTATACAGAAGGAGAATTTATGAGTAGGAAAGGAATTAAACAAGGGGCTTTTACTTTACATCCTGGAGGGATACCTCATGGACCACACCCTGGGACAGTAGAAAAAAGTATTGGGAAGAAAGGAACTGAAGAGTATGCTGTAATGATAGATACCTTTTCCCCTCTTTTTATAACAGATAAGGCAAAGGAATATTTAGACGTAGATTATCCATTTAGTTGGAATGAGTAA
- a CDS encoding APC family permease has translation MASSLDKSNQKGFGTAPVFFTSISTILGAILFLRFGYAVSNLGLLSAFSMVLVGHLVTIPTAMAISEIATNQKVQGGGVYYIISRSFGITIGGSIGISLYLSQAISTAFYIIAFAEAFRPLFPLLEPYGLQDINLRFITIPCTVGLIALVIYKGADLGIRTLYIVVGILFLSLISFFIGTTEFSQNLDKINWSGHIEGGDNFFKVLAICFPAFTGIAAGVGLSGDLKSPERSIPIGTMLAGIFGMVVYMLVAYKLSISASLEDLAGDPLIMTDISIWGPMIPIGLGAAALSSAIGSILVAPRTLQAIAEDEVLPNSSLNQWLGFVKKDSGEPLHASLLTSVVTIIFVLIGDIDIVAQIITMFFMVTYGAICLISFLEHFASDPAYRPVFKSKPIISLVGALMCLYLMFKISVVYTFIALVFMALLYQMVRHFTPNKEGLKAIFQGVIFQLSRQFQIFLQKTEKDDVEDHWRPAVVCVSRNTFKRFSAFNLVKWIAHKYGFATYIHLIDGYLSKETNKNAQKDLERLIKISEASDSKVYLDTMISPSMTSVIAQVIQLPSVAGKENNMLMFEFSKNNPDDGLKQLIDNFKLMSVTGNDICVLGSDERNFGYKTEIHIWLTPKDLENANLMILLAFIIIGHPEWNKAKITLLACFPDAELESRREQILNLIKTGRLPISKNNVRLISRADNVDMKTVINSTSQDADLTIIGLRLEAAKKINEQVFYGYDDIGDVLFIHTAKRKDIS, from the coding sequence ATGGCATCTTCTTTAGATAAGTCGAATCAAAAAGGATTTGGAACTGCTCCCGTTTTTTTCACATCAATTAGTACTATACTTGGTGCAATCTTATTTTTAAGGTTTGGCTATGCAGTATCTAACCTTGGCTTATTATCAGCATTTTCAATGGTATTGGTAGGTCACTTAGTTACTATACCTACAGCAATGGCAATATCAGAAATTGCCACAAATCAAAAAGTACAAGGTGGAGGTGTTTACTATATTATATCACGTTCTTTCGGAATAACGATAGGAGGTTCAATAGGCATTTCATTGTATTTATCTCAAGCTATTAGTACCGCGTTTTATATTATTGCATTTGCAGAAGCATTTAGACCTTTGTTCCCTTTATTAGAACCATATGGTCTACAAGATATCAATCTTAGATTTATCACCATTCCTTGTACTGTTGGTTTAATAGCCTTAGTAATTTACAAAGGAGCCGATTTAGGCATTAGAACATTATATATTGTTGTTGGTATTTTATTCCTTTCATTGATTTCTTTTTTTATTGGGACTACAGAGTTTTCTCAGAATTTAGATAAAATTAATTGGAGTGGACATATAGAAGGTGGAGATAATTTTTTTAAAGTATTAGCAATTTGTTTCCCTGCCTTTACAGGGATTGCTGCTGGCGTAGGTTTGTCAGGTGATTTAAAATCGCCAGAAAGATCAATTCCAATCGGTACAATGTTAGCAGGTATCTTCGGAATGGTGGTTTATATGTTAGTTGCATATAAATTATCAATTTCTGCTTCTTTAGAAGACCTTGCGGGAGATCCACTTATAATGACTGATATTTCTATATGGGGACCAATGATTCCTATAGGATTAGGTGCTGCTGCTTTATCATCTGCTATTGGATCTATATTAGTTGCACCAAGAACTTTACAAGCTATTGCAGAAGATGAGGTACTCCCAAACTCTTCTTTAAATCAATGGCTAGGTTTTGTGAAAAAAGATTCGGGTGAACCTTTGCATGCTTCTTTATTAACATCAGTAGTTACAATAATTTTTGTGCTAATTGGTGATATTGATATTGTTGCTCAGATTATTACAATGTTCTTTATGGTTACTTATGGAGCGATCTGTTTAATTTCATTCTTAGAACATTTTGCTTCAGACCCAGCATATAGACCTGTATTTAAATCAAAACCAATTATCTCTTTAGTTGGAGCTTTAATGTGTTTATACTTAATGTTTAAAATATCTGTTGTATACACTTTTATTGCTTTAGTATTCATGGCACTTCTTTATCAAATGGTGAGACATTTTACACCAAACAAAGAAGGTTTGAAAGCAATTTTTCAAGGTGTAATTTTTCAGTTAAGTAGACAGTTTCAAATTTTCTTGCAAAAAACAGAAAAGGATGATGTCGAAGATCATTGGAGACCTGCGGTAGTTTGTGTGAGTAGAAATACTTTTAAACGTTTTTCTGCATTTAACTTAGTGAAATGGATTGCACATAAATATGGCTTTGCAACATACATACACTTAATTGATGGTTATCTCTCTAAAGAGACAAATAAAAATGCCCAAAAGGATTTAGAACGATTAATTAAGATTTCTGAAGCTAGTGACTCAAAAGTATATTTGGATACAATGATTAGTCCATCTATGACATCAGTAATTGCTCAAGTGATACAATTACCAAGTGTTGCGGGTAAAGAAAATAATATGCTGATGTTTGAGTTTTCTAAAAACAATCCAGACGATGGTTTAAAACAACTTATTGATAATTTTAAATTGATGTCTGTAACAGGTAACGATATCTGTGTATTAGGATCAGATGAAAGAAATTTTGGATATAAAACAGAAATCCACATTTGGTTAACGCCAAAAGATTTAGAAAATGCCAATTTAATGATTCTTCTTGCATTCATTATTATTGGTCACCCAGAATGGAATAAGGCTAAAATTACTTTGTTAGCGTGTTTCCCAGATGCGGAATTAGAAAGTAGAAGAGAACAAATTTTAAACTTAATTAAAACGGGTCGATTACCAATTTCGAAAAACAATGTTAGGTTAATTTCGAGAGCAGATAATGTAGACATGAAAACCGTAATTAATAGTACATCTCAAGATGCTGATTTGACTATTATTGGATTAAGATTAGAAGCAGCTAAGAAAATAAATGAGCAAGTATTTTACGGATACGACGATATTGGAGATGTATTATTTATACATACTGCAAAAAGAAAAGATATTTCGTAA